The nucleotide window ATTCGCAGGCGTCGCAGTTCTGGTCCAGCACGCTTCGGATCGCGCCTTCGACGTAACGCTCGTAATTGTAACACGTGATCACGACCGCGATCATGGGACTGACCAAGCGATGAGGGCTCTCGAAAACATGTCCGCCCGTCATCTGTGTTTGCCTATTCGCAATCGCCGGTGCGCCCTGATACGAAGCATGCAGTCATCGATATCTCGAACATTCCCAATTGATACTCTGTCGTCTAGCTCCGAAAATTCCGACATTACCCGGCAAAATCCTGACAGACATCGCACGCGCTGGTGAAACTAACATTCCGTGCCCTGTCAGCTCTTGCCGGTTCGAAGCGCGATGATGCCGGAGAGCGATGCGATTCCACGATCGAAGCCACGGGAAGCGGGGGCGGAGCACCTCTCCGGGTTGGAGCGCCCATGCCCCCGGAGCCGCTACCGCCCCGGCTGATCTCTGAGTTCTCGTCGCGACGCGCTGGAGGAGTTCTGGACCGATGCTCAACACCGAGGCTTCGCCCGTGGACCCGATCACGATCGACACCGAATTCGACGTCATCGTGCTCGGCGCCGGAATCAGCGGCCTGGTATCCGCCTCGGTCCTGGCGCGGCAGGGATATCGCCGCATCCTCGTGATCGATGAGTTCGACCATCTCGGCGGCAATCACATCGACCATTCGTGCGCCGGCTACACCTTCGACGTTGGGAGTTTTATCTTCCAGGATGATTCGCCGTTGCTGGCGCATTTTCCGGAGTTGCTTCCTCTTTACGTCCCAATCGATCCGAGCTGGGGCAAAATCAGTCCGCAGGGTATCGTGACGTCCTACCCGATCAGCCTGAAGGACGACGTCCTGAAATCGGGCATCCTCGGCTGTTTGAGAATCGGCCTCTCCCTCGTCGCCTCGCGTCTCAGGAATCGGCACATCGGGAATGCGCGAGATTTCGCGCGCCACTGGATCGGGGATTATCTGCTGACGCGTTCCGGCTTGGAAAGCTACATGACCCGCTTCTTCGGGGTGCCGGCCGAGCGCGTCGATCTCGACTTCGCCGAGAAGCGCATGCTCTGGATCAAGGAGCACGCCAATTCGAAGGCCTTCCTTCGATACCTCAGGCCCCATCCCGCGGCGGCGCCGACGAACCGGCAACTCGCTCGACCGAAATCGGGCTTTGCCGAACTCTACGCGAAAGCAGCCGAGCGGCTGCGCGCGGCAGGCACCACGTTTCGCCTCGGCGGCTCGATCGATGGCATCGCCAAGTCAGGCGCCGACTTCACCGTCACCGTCGGCGGTCGCCCCTACGTTGCGAGCCGGCTCGTCTCGACAATTCCCATCGATCGGGCGGTCGACCTCTGCGGTCTCGGCGTCGACCAGAAGCTTTCGACCGTCACCCTGATCAGCTTGTTCTTCAGCTTCGCAGGCAAGCGCGGTTTCCCGCATTCGATCCTCTACAACTTTACGCATGGAAGCGCGTGGAAGCGCCTGACCGTCTATTCGGACTTCTACGGCCGTACGGGGGGACGAGAGTATTTCGGGGTCGAGGTGATCGGGGCCCCCCTCGGCAATTCCGCCGTGGCGGCGGAGGCGGAATTCCGACGCCACGTCGCGAGTAACGGCCTGTTCGTGGGCGATCTCACCCTCGAAGGGCATCGTATCGTGCCGAACGCCTATCCGATCTTCGTCGATCGGGCGAGCGAGCGCGTCGCCATCATGATGTCGGCCCTGCGCCAGTTCGGCGTCGAGTCTTTCGGCCGGCAGGGCGCCTTCAACTACCAGCCGACCGCCCGCGTCTCGACGATCGAGGCCGAGGCGGCCCTGGCGCGCGTTCCGGCAGCCGCATGATGCCGTGACCGAAGACGATCTGCGCGCGAGAAACCAATCATCTCATCCATAGACAGGTGAAGCTTTGCATCACTTAGCGCGGCGGCCGGGATTCCATCGTCGATGCGTCATCGGTGTCGCGTGTTTGCTTGCACTCCCGGTTTCGGCGACGCATCTGCTCGCCGCAGAGGCCGCAACGCCATCGGCGTCATGCGAGCTCAAGCCCGTCTTGATCGAGAATTTCGATACGGACAGCATCTCCGCGGCCAAGATCGGCCCGGCGCGCTGGACGGCGCACACGCCGTGGAGCGGCGATTTTGGAGATGCCGTCTTCATCGATCCGCACCCGAACGGTCCATTCAAGGTGAAGGATGGAATCCTGTCGATCACTGCGGCCAAGAATTCCGCCGGTCGATGGACGTCAGGGCTCATCGCGGCTGCCGATGCGACCGGGGCAGGATCGGGGACGCGATACGGCTATTTCGAAGCGCGCATGAAGATGCCTCCAGGCCCTGGAACCTGGCCGGCCTTCTGGTTGGCCGCGCTCAAGCCGGTCGGAACCTCGGATGGAAACGTCGAAATCGACGTGATCGAGTATTACGGACAATTCACCACTGCGTACCAGGCCGTCGTTCACGTATGGTATAAGGATGTTTCGAAGAAACGCGGCAAAAACCAAGTCATCACCGTCGAAGCGGACTCCTTGACGAGCGACTATCATACGTTCGGGGTCGACATATCGCCACAGAACATCGTGTTTTTCCGGGATGGGAAGGCAGTGTGGTCGCAGC belongs to Methylobacterium sp. 77 and includes:
- a CDS encoding NAD(P)-binding protein; the protein is MLNTEASPVDPITIDTEFDVIVLGAGISGLVSASVLARQGYRRILVIDEFDHLGGNHIDHSCAGYTFDVGSFIFQDDSPLLAHFPELLPLYVPIDPSWGKISPQGIVTSYPISLKDDVLKSGILGCLRIGLSLVASRLRNRHIGNARDFARHWIGDYLLTRSGLESYMTRFFGVPAERVDLDFAEKRMLWIKEHANSKAFLRYLRPHPAAAPTNRQLARPKSGFAELYAKAAERLRAAGTTFRLGGSIDGIAKSGADFTVTVGGRPYVASRLVSTIPIDRAVDLCGLGVDQKLSTVTLISLFFSFAGKRGFPHSILYNFTHGSAWKRLTVYSDFYGRTGGREYFGVEVIGAPLGNSAVAAEAEFRRHVASNGLFVGDLTLEGHRIVPNAYPIFVDRASERVAIMMSALRQFGVESFGRQGAFNYQPTARVSTIEAEAALARVPAAA
- a CDS encoding glycoside hydrolase family 16 protein; this encodes MIENFDTDSISAAKIGPARWTAHTPWSGDFGDAVFIDPHPNGPFKVKDGILSITAAKNSAGRWTSGLIAAADATGAGSGTRYGYFEARMKMPPGPGTWPAFWLAALKPVGTSDGNVEIDVIEYYGQFTTAYQAVVHVWYKDVSKKRGKNQVITVEADSLTSDYHTFGVDISPQNIVFFRDGKAVWSQPTPPELDGPMYPLVNLALGSGWPIDRTPNPSVLLVDYVHVYGREAGPPEGCPPGPPARK